The region TTTAACCTTTTATAATGTTGACTATAAGATAAATATGACTGTAGAGATCGGAGGGGCAAGTTCCTTTATTCTTTCTCTTGGGACAAATTTCGGGATATTTGATGCTGAAACGGGAAGCATCTCAGGACATATTGGTCCTGTAGTAAGGATAAATAGCAAGAATATAACTGAAGACCTAAAGTTAAAGGAGAATAAGGTTCATACAGGAAATATCCATTGGGTAGCCATAGAGGACAAATATTTTGCATCAGCAATTGTTCCATTTAAAAATCCTGATAATGTACTTATAAACAAGGAAAAGAATGGTCTCTCGGTAGGCATAAAGGTCTCTGAATCTCAAAAGACAGAATTTCTCCTTTATGCAGGACCAAAAGAATATGACAGGCTCAAGGCGCTAAAGGTAAACCTCGAGGACATAATAGATTATGGATGGTTCGCAGTACTCGCAAAACCACTTTTCTGGATGCTTAAGTTCTTTAATGACTTCTTAAAGAATTATGGACTTTCAATAATAGCCTTGAGCACCGTGATAAAGATAGTCTTTATACCTCTTACTCACAAAAGCCAGAAATCAATGAAGGCAATGCAAGAACTAACACCAAAGATAAATGCCCTGAGGGAGAAATACAAGAAGGACACCCAGCGGCTGAACAAGGAGGTAATGGAACTATACAAAAAGCACAAGATAAACCCGATGGGTGGATGTCTTCCAATACTACTGCAGATTCCTGTCTTCATTGCTCTGTATAATGTCCTTATAAATATCATTGAACTGAGGGGTGCACCATTTGTCCTCTGGATACAGGACCTGTCACAGAAAGATCCCTACTATATACTTCCCATAGCCATGGGTATAAGTATGTTAATCCAGCAGAAGATGACACCTACGCCTGCAACGGCAGACCCTATTCAGAGTAAGATAATGCTTTTTCTTCCGGTTATATTTACGATTATGTTTTTGAGTTTTCCTGCCGGACTTGTTCTCTACTGGCTTGTGAACAATATCCTTACTATTGCCCAGCAGTGGTATACAAATAAAAAACTGGCACATAAGTAACGAGGCTGTTGCCGAACTCTTTGAGCAATCCCCTTCACCCCCACGAGTCATAGATAAAGATGTTTAACCAGTGAATTAGGTTGCCAGAACCTTCAGATTAATGATAATATTTTTACTGATACTGTAAAAAAGTATATGTAAGTCTTCAAGAGTCTGTAATAATCTCTGATGACAGTTTTTTAGCTTTAGTTATAGAAAAAGCAGATATTTTGAAAAGAGATAGAGAATCAGTCAAAGAGATTTATGCTATTGCTAATATTGAGCGAACTGAAAAATATATTCACAGAATAAAATCTCACCACCAGTATACTTTTACAGTATCTCAAAAAGAATCAGAGTTTTAAAAAAGATTTTCGCGCAGTCGGCTTCGTCCTGATAGTTCGGGATTCCACACCACCATTTAATGTGCCTGTTTGCCTCTTTAAAAGCAATGACATTTTTTATAAAAATTCTCTTGTGGAGCAGTCTTAAATGTATTACAATATGCAACAAAATGTAACATAACTAAAAATGAAAAAATTTATAGA is a window of Nitrospirota bacterium DNA encoding:
- the yidC gene encoding membrane protein insertase YidC, translated to MGKRAILAFVLTLIVLIFYQYLLEQFMPQYIQQKKQPPQKKEEVIVAPVPSPKPSPPKRIITKVEAVAEKDIIVETDLYRAIFTNKGAAIKSWELKRYKDNSKKNPVRLLKENLDVYPLSIAIDGHGILNKNYKVDREKITLSKEKYTDTLSFIYQDPSGLSIKKNLTFYNVDYKINMTVEIGGASSFILSLGTNFGIFDAETGSISGHIGPVVRINSKNITEDLKLKENKVHTGNIHWVAIEDKYFASAIVPFKNPDNVLINKEKNGLSVGIKVSESQKTEFLLYAGPKEYDRLKALKVNLEDIIDYGWFAVLAKPLFWMLKFFNDFLKNYGLSIIALSTVIKIVFIPLTHKSQKSMKAMQELTPKINALREKYKKDTQRLNKEVMELYKKHKINPMGGCLPILLQIPVFIALYNVLINIIELRGAPFVLWIQDLSQKDPYYILPIAMGISMLIQQKMTPTPATADPIQSKIMLFLPVIFTIMFLSFPAGLVLYWLVNNILTIAQQWYTNKKLAHK